The nucleotide window CTGAGCCATAAAGCGCAATTATCCAACTTATTATTTGATCAACTAAACTGTTCATTTTTTATCAACCCACCCAATTCGTATTCTAATGGAGGTTCTATACCATGATTAAGTGATTTACTGAAAACCTCCTCTGGTTTTCCTTCTAAAACTATTTTCCCATCACTCATCACTAATAAATAATCTGTAAATCTATCAACAAATCTCGCATCATGAGTTACAACCAGTATCGTATATCCTTTATTCCTTAATTCCAAGAGTTCTTTCCCTAAGATTTGCCTATGATACCAATCTTGTCCACTTGTCGGTTCATCCATTAGTATAACCTTAGCTCCACCCGCTATCACTGAAGCCATTGCAACCCTTCTCCTTTGTCCCATGGAAAGGACTAAAGGATCTTCCGTTCTATAGGCATCTAATGAAAATATCCTCAAGATCTCCCCTAACCTCATCTCATCATATACGCCTCTATTCTTCATCGAGAATTTAACCTCATCCTCAACCGTCCTCTTTATAAACATAACATCGAAAAATTGTGGTAAATAAGCCAAATATTTTCCCCTTTCCACAAGTTTGGCCTTACTTAAATCTTTCCCGTTAACTATAACCTTCTCCTCCTCTACTATTAGCCTCTTCTTATCAATTAAACCAACAATAGCCTTCAATAAGGTAGTCTTTCCGGAACCGTTCTTACCCATTAACGCCGTTATAGTACCTTGTTTTAATGATATTTTAGTATTAATCAGATACTTTCCGCTTTTCGTCTTTACCTTTACGCTTGCAAAAAGTATTTCTCCTTTCCCCTCATTTCTCGAGGGTGGTTTATAATTATATGTTTTCCTTAAATATTCGTAATCTATTCTCCTAAAACCGCTTTTCTTTAAAAATAGCATATAATCTGGTATTTCAAGACCTAAAGAATGGAGAAGATCAGCCCTATCTATAATCTCATCTTTTTTAATATCCACTGCAATTTTTCCACTTTCTACTACAATTATTCTATCAATAAAGGGTAATACTCTCTCTATTTTATGCTCAACTAAAACTAGACTAATCCCCTCAGATCTAAAAGTCTTTACTAGCTCTAAAATTTCCCTAGTACCTTGTGGGTCTATATTGGAAGTGGGTTCGTCCAAAATCAGTGCCTTAGGTCTCATGGCTAGGACTGAAGCTAAAACAGTCCTTTGAAGTTCTCCCCCAGATAGGGTATTAATCTCCCTATCCCTTAAGTGTGAGATCCCACAGATCTTCATTGACTCTTCAACCCTGTTTATCATCTCCTCTCTACTTACCATGTAGTTCTCTACACCGAAAGCTACCTCATCTATCACAGTGTAATTAAAGGCTTGAGTGTCTGGATCTTGTAACAGTGTACCCACATATCTCGATATTTCGGACGTTGGTGTAGTCTTAATGTCCAACCCAAAGACCCTAACTTCACCTTTCACCTCAGCGTTAATGAGGTGGGGAATTACGCCATTAATCACACTTACTAGTGTAGACTTTCCACTCCCTGATCTACCAGTTATTAAAACAGACTCCCCTTCTTCTATATCAAGCTTATCTATAACTATACTTGGTTTTGTTTTCCCCATATAGGTTACTTGGAGGTCCCTAATCTCCACGAATTTCACTGTCCCACCGCTTTGGCTATCCTCTGCCCAGCTAATGCTCCCAAAATTCCTATTATTACGTCACCTGGTATAAAGGCTAAAAAGTCAAATTGGATAGTAGCCCAATTCACTATTGCCCCACTTATCAATGGTTTAAAGAAGCCTAGATAAAATATGGGATCTGGGATGGCAAACAATATACCAATTATTATCCCTTCTACTATAGCTAATCCCACAGTAGTTCTAGTTGCAACCGATGATCCATCAGCACTTTTATATCCAATACCGAACAATTTACCTCTACTACCGATGATCACAAGGTCAAGAAATAGTCCATAAGTCAAGGCTTCATAAATCGTATACATCGGCTCTCCACCAAAACCATAGAAAAATAGGTCTGATAATATGTTAAAAATTAGCAAACTTAGTATTCCAGTACCGGGTTTCCTAACTAAAGCCGCTACTATTAGGAGTATGAACATCCTTCCCCAGAATCCAACTCCTATGAAAGGCGTACTAGGTAAAAATCTCCCGATAAAACTGCCTATATAGAACTCCCAAACCACGCTAAAGGCAGCTCCTACTGCGATGTAAACTAAATCAATTGTTGTAAAACTCTTTAAGCCAAACCTCTTAGCGAAGTAGAATAATATTGCAAGCCCTATGATGAAGTATATTACAACTATTTCCCATGGCAACATGCCTGGAACTGAAGTATCGAACTTTATCCCATTGAATGTCATAATTAATTTTAGCTACAAATATTTAAAAGGATTTCCTATATTAGAATTATAAACTATATAGTTTACTTATGGTAATATCTACTTATAATTTAGAGATTTTTCATGATCGTTGGTATTATCTCCCGTAAATCCCTTACTTTTTCTTTTATCTCAGGATAAAAATCGTATCTATCCAGTAACACTGCATCTAGATAACTCCTTCTAGCTCCAATGTAATCAATCTCATATATATCCCCTATATGTAATGCAGGATATCCTCCCTTTGAAATGGCAATAGCGAAGATCTTTGGGTTGGGTTTAACAATACCAATTTCGTGGGATAAGACCAAATTATCGAAATATTTAACCAACCCTAACTCTTCCAACAACTTTTTAGTTCTAGGCGACGAATTGCTCACTAGGATTAACTTCAAATTAGCACTTCTGATGGTTTCTAAAAACTCAATCACTTCATCATACACAAACGCTTCACCATCTCTTATATCAGAACTCATTATACTATTGATCAGTTTCTCATCTGGAGGAATACTCAAATTGTATAAGAACTCCTTAATATCAGTTGGTTGCGCGTAGTTGTTAATAGCCATGGCTTTTACATACGCTCTGAAAACCTTTCTAATTTCAACATCATAACCATGTTCTTTAAGAATAATTTGCAATTTCTCATAAAATGCTGGTTTAAAACCCACAAGCGTGTTTCCGAAGTCTAAGAAAATTGCCCTATACACGTGATCTCACTAAATCTCTTAGGTTATATACTTTTGTTCTTCTTAAAGGCTAAGATTATGTACTTCATTATACTTCGTCAGACTTTAAAGGGCAAGAAAACTTCACTCAGTATTGACGTCCAAGGTTCACCGCACCTCTTCACACTATACGTAAGGTCATTTACTCTCTTGGATATGGAGCGTAGGAACCTCGTTGCATCCCACATTAAGGTCTCGAAGTCCGTGTAAATCTTCGAGTAGAGCCTTTTCTTGAGGACTGCCCACGGCCCCTCCGCCGGACTCTTATCCGGAGAGTAAGGCGGCAGATAAACAAACTCCACCCCATTTTCCTCAAGGAATTCCCTCACTTCATTACCGTGTATTCTAGCATTATCCATCACTATCACGGTCTTCTCGTCCTTTATTACCTTCCTCAAGTAGAGTATAATATCTTTTGAGTTCAGCGAGGGCTTCTTGTATGTCGAATAGGAGAAAGTTATTCCCTCTTTACTAATCGTTATCCCGCCTACTACTGCAAACCTCTTCCTCTTAGGGTTGACCTTTATCCCTCCTCCGACCTTCATCCAGCCTTTACCCTTGTTTATGTAGGACACGTACGACTCATCGAAGATGTGTACCTTGTACCCTTCTCTTATTTTTTTAAAAAGCTTCTCCCCTTGTTCCTTCACCCACCTTTCTACAGCGTTATCGTCTCTAACGTAAGTTCTCTTTCCTTTCTTGTACTTGAAGCCTAACTTCTTGAGGACTGGGCTTAAACTCCTCGGGTTGTACTTTATCCCAAATTCCTTGTCAAGTATATACGCTATGAGCTTCAAGGTCCAGAAATCGTAGTTCAAGCCGAAATCTCTTGGGCTCTTTTCTAAGATTCGGACGAGCTTTTCCTCGTCCTTCAGTTTCGTGGGTCCCTTCCTCGGCTTAGCGCTCAGGTCACCTTTCCTCAACCACTTGTACACGGTAAAGATGGAGACGTCATACTTCTTGGCAACGTCCTTTATACTCATCCCGTTCCTCACATCTTTTACAGCGTTAATCCTCCTCTCTTCCTCTTGTTTCTTGTTGAGCCTTATACCGTGCATTCTGGATTTCGGCATAACAATTTAGTATTACTCATGAAATATAAATCTTGCTCTTTAAAGTCTGACGAAGTATAACAAACTAACTACAATTGTATCTTCAACTAATATATGATGAGTAATTTAGGTTAGTAATGCCCTAACCCTTTATGAAAACTCAATAAGTTCTCAAAACAAAAAATGGGAAAAAATTTAATTAGTGGGGAATAAATGCAAATAATAATGAGTGAAAACGATAGGTACATTAACCCTCTAATTCTCGACAATCCTTTAAGATTTCTAGTCTCATCTCCTAATAAGATAATATCGAGATTTTCGGAATATCTTAAAGAGGACTATACGATAGTAGACTTGGGATGTGGCCCTGGGTTCTTCACAACAGTCCTTGCTAGGATGGTGAAAACGGTATATGCAATAGACCCGGATGAAAGAGCAATTAGCAAGCTAAAAGAGAAAGTTCAAAAATTATCTTTAAATAACGTTATACCTTACGTTGCGCCTGCTCAAAAGTTAGAATTTATTAGAGATAAAAGTATTGACTTTGTTTTCTCTAACTTAATGCTATGTTGTACTTCAGACCATGATGGAGCATTAAGGGAAATTAAGAGAATTCTAAAGGATAGTGGTTTAGCGTATATCAGCGTTACAAGGAGTTTTATCACGAAAGACAAAAAAGACGTTAGTGGAAAGGAATGGAAGGAAATACTTAGCCAGTTTAAAGTGG belongs to Saccharolobus solfataricus and includes:
- a CDS encoding ABC transporter ATP-binding protein, producing the protein MKFVEIRDLQVTYMGKTKPSIVIDKLDIEEGESVLITGRSGSGKSTLVSVINGVIPHLINAEVKGEVRVFGLDIKTTPTSEISRYVGTLLQDPDTQAFNYTVIDEVAFGVENYMVSREEMINRVEESMKICGISHLRDREINTLSGGELQRTVLASVLAMRPKALILDEPTSNIDPQGTREILELVKTFRSEGISLVLVEHKIERVLPFIDRIIVVESGKIAVDIKKDEIIDRADLLHSLGLEIPDYMLFLKKSGFRRIDYEYLRKTYNYKPPSRNEGKGEILFASVKVKTKSGKYLINTKISLKQGTITALMGKNGSGKTTLLKAIVGLIDKKRLIVEEEKVIVNGKDLSKAKLVERGKYLAYLPQFFDVMFIKRTVEDEVKFSMKNRGVYDEMRLGEILRIFSLDAYRTEDPLVLSMGQRRRVAMASVIAGGAKVILMDEPTSGQDWYHRQILGKELLELRNKGYTILVVTHDARFVDRFTDYLLVMSDGKIVLEGKPEEVFSKSLNHGIEPPLEYELGGLIKNEQFS
- a CDS encoding HAD family hydrolase, with the translated sequence MYRAIFLDFGNTLVGFKPAFYEKLQIILKEHGYDVEIRKVFRAYVKAMAINNYAQPTDIKEFLYNLSIPPDEKLINSIMSSDIRDGEAFVYDEVIEFLETIRSANLKLILVSNSSPRTKKLLEELGLVKYFDNLVLSHEIGIVKPNPKIFAIAISKGGYPALHIGDIYEIDYIGARRSYLDAVLLDRYDFYPEIKEKVRDLREIIPTIMKNL
- a CDS encoding class I SAM-dependent methyltransferase; the protein is MQIIMSENDRYINPLILDNPLRFLVSSPNKIISRFSEYLKEDYTIVDLGCGPGFFTTVLARMVKTVYAIDPDERAISKLKEKVQKLSLNNVIPYVAPAQKLEFIRDKSIDFVFSNLMLCCTSDHDGALREIKRILKDSGLAYISVTRSFITKDKKDVSGKEWKEILSQFKVVKEGKSLLERWAIVQQKTL
- a CDS encoding IS630-like element ISC1078 family transposase — its product is MPKSRMHGIRLNKKQEEERRINAVKDVRNGMSIKDVAKKYDVSIFTVYKWLRKGDLSAKPRKGPTKLKDEEKLVRILEKSPRDFGLNYDFWTLKLIAYILDKEFGIKYNPRSLSPVLKKLGFKYKKGKRTYVRDDNAVERWVKEQGEKLFKKIREGYKVHIFDESYVSYINKGKGWMKVGGGIKVNPKRKRFAVVGGITISKEGITFSYSTYKKPSLNSKDIILYLRKVIKDEKTVIVMDNARIHGNEVREFLEENGVEFVYLPPYSPDKSPAEGPWAVLKKRLYSKIYTDFETLMWDATRFLRSISKRVNDLTYSVKRCGEPWTSILSEVFLPFKV